The following are from one region of the Coccinella septempunctata chromosome 7, icCocSept1.1, whole genome shotgun sequence genome:
- the LOC123317093 gene encoding malate dehydrogenase, mitochondrial-like yields MFPRFILRRYSSALTKSKELKKKLCKEPVENSFCNVALIGADSKLGELTAFLVKQNPLITTLHLQGGAGVVGLCEDLAHIDTRCRVVAHAGLDNYRNAMKTADVVVLLGLGGFSSRTTIGDRVMAEGNRICKLAEKCTKYARRAIIVVCSTPVSVMTPLVVDMFKRTDWYHPSRIVGFPGPVSVVLNTEVARHQCFDPSIVDVPIIGGPDLESIVPVFSKAVPCPVDRRSAVELTARLRGLDPSDFPRRSRTENTFVTAVYPEAIALNRLISTIAYGIHGDEVAVSYAHVRTNWIKTCRFLVSQVRFGKTGVVHNYGIPKLSKFEQDLLERGVAAVSDREHMAKEYLDYYLSKRRDILPCFKQREIEEYHQKRESMMRN; encoded by the exons ATGTTCCCAAGATTTATACTGCGAAGATACTCCTCGGCTTTAACGAAGA GTAAagagctgaaaaaaaaattatgcaaaGAACCAGTAGAGAACAGCTTTTGCAACGTAGCCCTTATAGGAGCAGATTCTAAGCTGGGCGAACTAACAGCTTTCTTGGTGAAGCAAAACCCTTTGATTACAACCTTACATCTTCAAGGGGGTGCCGGAGTTGTTGGTTTATGTGAGGATTTGGCTCATATCGATACCAGATGTAGGGTTGTCGCACACGCTGGTTTGGATAACTATAGAAATGCAATGAAA ACTGCTGATGTGGTAGTCCTTCTTGGTTTGGGTGGGTTCTCCTCGAGAACAACCATTGGAGATCGTGTGATGGCGGAGGGAAATAGGATTTGTAAGTTAGCCGAGAAATGTACCAAATACGCCCGCAGAGCTATCATTGTTGTCTGCTCTACGCCCGTTAGTGTTATGACGCCATTGGTTGTTGATATGTTCAAGCGAACAGACTGGTATCATCCTTCAAGGATCGTCGGTTTTCCTGGGCCTGTATCA GTTGTTCTTAACACCGAAGTGGCTCGGCATCAGTGCTTCGATCCAAGTATTGTAGACGTACCAATCATTGGAGGACCAGATCTAGAATCAATTGTGCCGGTATTTTCCAAAGCTGTACCCTGTCCTGTGGACCGAAGAAGCGCTGTGGAGCTGACTGCTCGTTTGAGAGGACTGGATCCTAGTGACTTCCCCAGGAGATCTCGAACTGAGAACACCTTCGTCACTGCAGTATACCCAGAGGCTATAGCCCTCAACCGCCTCATATCCACCATTGCCTACGGCATACATGGCGATGAGGTAGCTGTTAGTTACGCGCATGTGAGGACAAATTGGATCAAGACTTGCAG ATTTTTGGTATCCCAGGTGAGATTTGGAAAAACTGGTGTTGTACACAATTATGGCATACCAAAACTCAGTAAGTTCGAGCAGGATCTACTAGAAAGGGGGGTAGCAGCAGTTAGTGATAGAGAACATATGGCTAAAGAGTATCTAGATTACTACTTGTCGAAGAGGAGAGATATCTTGCCCTGTTTCAAACAGAGGGAAATTGAAGAGTACCACCAGAAGAGGGAGAGTATGATGAGGAATTGA